The genomic DNA TTGAAAGCAGCCCATGCCCTTCTTCCGGCATAACCTCCGGGTAAGAAACAAGAAGTTCGCTGAAATTATACTTCTCTACAACCCGTTGAAACCAGTAGGAAACTTCTTCTTCAACAATCTCTCTATGAGGCACCAAAGCTCCTTCTCTGACGGGAGTTCTATAAACGGCGTTAAGCATTCCTTCCCAGGAGAAAGTGTAAAAGGCTCTGAACCTGCGATCCCTCTGATCAGTCTGGTCTAATTCAATCCTGCTCAATTGGCGGCTCTGATATTCTATTTCCACTTCCCCCTGTACCGGGATCCCATCCTTAGTAAAACCCCTCACCTGGACTCTGTGGACCTGGGGGCGCAGATCTACAGCTCCTCTTAGCCTTTCAAAGGGCACAAGCCGGTGGTAACCAGGGCCCAGAACACGCGTGATTCTGCCATACTGCTCAAATACAGCGGCACTGTCTTCCCGGATAATCACATATCCAGGCCCCCCAATCTTGACTGCAGGGTGTTCCGGATCGACTATTTCCCCTTCCCTGATCGTAAAGTCAATAAACTCTCTGAAAAGGGGACAGATGGAGCTCAGGAGCCATATGATCGCATCGCCCAGCCTTCTTATTTCGTGAAAATCCCTTAGAAAATTGCACACCGTTAGAAAGGCTGCCAGAATCCCTGCAAAACCAGCGATAAAAACTAAATGCATCTCAACTACCTCCAGGCGAAAGGGCTTTGAAAACGCCAGCTTTTTCTAAAGTTCGAGCGATGTCAGAAGTTAAAAGCCCCTTATTGGCCAGAGAGTAAGCCAGTTCCTCCACAATCTTGGTTAACCGCATAGTCAAGGTCATTTCCAGATCGCCCGGGCTCACTCCGGTGAGCACTTCAGCAATTTTCTCCACTATATCCTGAAGGAAGTTAAACCGTGCTTCACTCAATTGCCTCCAGTAGGCTGCTTCTGCCCTTGCCTCCCAGGGCTTCTCTTTTACTTCTACGCTCGCTTCCCAATTCCTCAAGGAATATTCCACGACCCTTGATGGCACTTTATGTAATGTGATTCGCATCAGGTTAATTTTATAAGGCCAAAAGTTACTCCCCAGCTCTTTTCTTAGCCCCTCTTCAAGGATTTCTGATGAAACTGTTTCGTGGGAATTCCCGTAAAGGTCTCCCAGAGTATAGCGGGAAACAACTTTAATTAGCCCAACTCTGGCGATGGAAAAAGCCCTTTCATCCCATCCGTCTGGGCCTTTAAGGTAAAAGGCGCTGAGCAACTCCGCCGGTTCATAACGATAGTAAAAATCCCCTCCCCTTTGTCCATAGTCTGCTAAGGAAAGGTCCAGGAGGAGCCGCAGTTCAATCTCCATATTATCGCTTGTTATGGCTTTAACATAGCTTATCCTGCGCTGAGGTCTGAGGTCAATGACTCCTCTTATACGTTCATAGGGTTCAAGGAAATAGATGGTAGTGCCCTGGTTGTATTCACCTTCTATAATCAGCCCCCGGCGGCGGTTTATGTTGGGTCTAAAGACTGCCTGGTTCCCCACAACCCGAGAAGGTTCCACAAATAATTGGACCACAGCAACGCTGTCGCTTCTTACTAAAACTGGGCTTCGCAAGTGATCCCTCAATAAATATGAGGCAAACCCTGCAGGAATTTTTTCTTCGTAATGGTCCCCTTCCACCGTGTAAGCTGAAGGATGAAGGTGTAACGCTCTTTTGACAATATACCGCCAGAGAAGCCAGCGAACGCGGTTGAATTCCTGATGATGGCGGGGAAGAGGGGTTATATAACGCGTCAGCCAAAACAGCGTTAACAGCCAAAACAACCCAAATACAGCGAGTAAGCCTAAACATTTAAGCAAATTGAACACATTTTTCCCTCTTAAAAGGACAAAACTGTAAAGGCTCCCATAGCTTTAACCTCAAACGGCTTCTGTTTACCCCTAAACTCTGACCCACAAGGGGTGCAATGTTTCCACTTAAAATTTTAGCCTCAGATTTTAAAGATGTCAATTAAATTTAGGATTGCAGATAATGGCTTCAAAAAAACAGCAAAAGCTTTTATACCTCTCGGCCCAAAACCTTGAATCAACAAAGAGGAAAAATAGCCCGAAGACTTCAATCCCTGGCAAAGGGTATGGACCTTGCAGCCTTCCCGCAAGTAAGCTTCAGGGCAGCAGGAAGAACAAACCTCACCTCCCCTGCGCACAAAGCAACTCCCCACCCGCACCCGAAAGATTGCTTCGCCACAGTAAAACACTACTTTCAAACCGCCCCTCTGATGTAGGGGATTGTCTGAGGGCCTTCGGGGAGTATGCACACCCTGGCTTCAGGGCCGTATCTGGCTAAAAGCTCTTCCAGAGTTTCCTCTATAGAACGGCAGGGCTTCAGAAGAGCCTCTTCTATTTGTCTATCCGTAAGGTAGGAGCTTTTAACGTAAACGTCGGCTTTAAGTTGTATGAGGGCCTGGATCTGAGCCTCCCACTGATCCTGAACCAGAAAACCCGGCTGGCGTATTATCCTTAAAAGCTCCGCTGGAGAAGAGGCCATCTTCAGGATATTTTTGTATTCCCCGTGGTCCGGAATACCATCTTTGCATTCAGCAGCTATGATTATACTTCCCCCTTCCTTGACTATTCGCGCTGCTACTGACATGCCCTTGACCGCCTGGTAGAGGTTTATATCCAGGGGGTAGCCTGAGTTGGTAGTTATAACAATATCAAAGGGCTCTTCCACTTCCACCATGGCCGAAGAGGCAGCAAACTTCACCCCTTCAGCATGAGCTTTCCAGACATCACCAGCAAAAACCCCCGTTATTTGTTTCTCCCGGTTCAAAGTTACATTGACCAGGAACGATGGCTGGGTTCGGGCGGCCACTTCCCTTATCTCTTCCCAGATGGGATTGCCTTCCGTTACACCCCAAGTAGCTCTGGGATCATCTATCATTTCGGCCCCGTGGTTAAGAAGGATGGTATCAAGGCCAGCTATCCCCGGTAGCACTGCTTTGGGCCCCCCAGAAAAACCTGCAAAAAAGTGAGGTTCAATGAACCCGGTAAGGATTTTAACTGACGCTTCCATGTAGGCTTTGTTAACCCAGGCTGGATGACCAAAGCTCGTTTCTCCAAGGTATTGAAGGGTTGATTTGTCGTTACAATCGTGCTGAAGAATAGCGTAATTGGAAACGATGTCCGGACCCAGCATTTCCTCCAGTTCCTCTCGGGTCTGAGGACGGTGAGCTCCAAGGGCGTTTATGAGCAATATGTTTTGCCTCGGAACATGAGAGAGTTCTTCCAGAATTATCGGAAGGACCTTGCGGTTTGGCATCGGCCGGGTTATATCACTGAAAACAATGGCTACAGTGTCGGAGGAGCGGACCAGTTCCCTGAGGGGAGGAGAAGCTATAGGTTCTCTGAGAGCTTTCCTGATAGCCTTTTCTTCCTCCGGCAAGCCAGGGAGGAACCGGGGCTCAATAATTTTTACCTTTAAATCATCGGGCAGCTCAATCCACAGCCCTTCTCTGCCGTAGGCCAGGCGGACCTTCATTTTTCTTTCCCCCTTTCATCTTAACCGCAGCGGCTTTTATAGCATCTATTATCTGGTAATAACCAGTGCACCGGCAAAGGTTACCGGCTATGGCTTCTTTGATTTCCTCTTCGGAAGGGTCTGCATTTCTATCCAGCAGAGCTTTAGTGGACATTATGAAGCCTGGAGTGCAGTAACCACATTGAGCGGCAAAGTGTTCTATAAAAGCTTCTTGGATAGGATGCAGTTTTCTGTCTAAAGAAAGCCCTTCAATCGTTTCTACCCACGCCCCATCCACTTTCATGGCTGGATAGATGCATGAAGTGACAGCCTTACCGTTCACGATCACAGTGCATGCCCCGCACTCCCCCTCCTCGCACCCTATTTTAGTGCCCACGAGACCAAGCCTTTCCCGCAACGTATAGGCTAAAGTTTCAAAAGGCTCTATCTCAACGGTTCGTTTCTGCCCATTAAGGGTAAAAGTAATCACCGGCATAATTTGAACCCTCCTTTAAGTTTTGTTCAGCGATCCCTTCGCAGAAGTCACTGTTAACTTCAAGGGCAAAACAACCCCGGAGGCCTTCCGGAAACTGCATCATCGCTGTCACTTTGGCTTTAAGGTTAAGATAGCTTCAGCGTGATGTTTTACCTGCTCTTTGCTCCAAAGCATCGGGTGATATTCTCCCCTGGCCCATTTCATTATGAAGTCACCATAGTGAGGGTGGTAAGGGTGACCAGACTGGCCTGTAGTATGAATGGATAGAGAATTATCCCACGCTCCAACGTCTATGATCTGCCTGTACGACGGCAGAGCCATCACTTCAAAGGGATTTTCAGGGTGATAAAGGTTGTTGTTCACCGTTTCGGAGCTCCCGCTTACAGGTACGGGACCGCGGTTGAAGATATTTTCAATGGGCTTTATCCCGGATCTTCCCAGGGTCTCGTTCTGGAAGATGGCTACGTGGACTTTGCCCCATTGCCACTTCTTCATATCTTTGCCCAGCCTTTCCTCAAGCTCATCCACAGCTTCCTTGAAAGCTTTGAGGAGTATTTCGTCCCTCGTCTCAGTTTGAGGTGTATAAACGTTATCGTACCAGGGAGAGTGGGGTTTGGCCAGGATGGAAGCTAAAACTTGCATTGTGAGGGATTCAAAGTCCAAAAACTTTAGGAAAGCCTTCTCCCCAAGCTCATCGGCAAAGATGTTCCTGAGGAGGCTAAGCCTAACGGCCTCAAAAATGGTAGCTCCAACCGATTCCGTGGTAGCATAACGGTCCCATCGCCGGAGAATTTCCAGAGCCTCCTTGAGGCGAGGGTCCTCCAGGGAAAGAGTGGCAAGGTGAGGGATAACTTCTTCGGCATGGAGGACGTAGGAATCCATCTGAATGGCTTTGAAATCTTCAATGCTGAGCTTGTCCTTGGCCGTTATTAGGTTAACTATGCGCTGAGCCCGATAGCCTCGGTTCCAATCCAGGGTGATAAAATGCGGGAAATCTGGCCTAACCACGGCATTATTAGCTGTGACCACGTAGCCCTCTGGAGGGTTAAAGGTGCGGGGAAGTTCATCAAAGGGAACGTAGCCAACCCATTCGTATTCGTTGTTCCATCCCGGCACGGGAATTGAGCCGTCTCCTTTCTTGCGGATAGGGATTTTGCCAGGCATCTGATAGCCAATGTTACCGTTCACATCAGCGTAAACGAAGTTCTGGCTTGGAACATCCCAGTAACGGAGGGCCTCCCTGAACTCCTCCCAGTTGCGGGCCTTGTTCAGAAGGAGCACAGACTTCACGATGGTGCATGGTTCGAGCGCTGTCCAGCGGAAAGCCAGAGGCTGCCACCCGTAAGCCCACGCTTCTTCAGTCCCACCAGCCACATCGTTTATTATGGGCCCATGGCGGGTAAGACGAACCCGCACCCTCACCGGTTCTTCTCTCCCCCGCACTTTTATCTCTTCCCAGATTATCTGCATATTTTCCCATTTCCCATCAACTTCATACTGGTCGGGGTTTTCAGGGTTAATTCGCTCCACATATAGATCCTGAACATCAGGGTTGACATTGGTTACACCCCAGGCTATGTATTCATTGTGGCCTATTATAACTCCAGGGACTCCGGCAAAAGAGGCTCCAACCACTCTGAAAGGACAATCTTCGCTTACTGGTTCACAATGAAGGCCTATTTCATACCAGATAGATGGCATCTGAATCCCTAAATGGGGGTCGTTGGCCAGAAGAGGGCGGCCGGTGGTGGTACGGCTGCCGGAGACCACCCAGTTGTTGCTTCCCAGGCCAGGCCCCATGCGGAGGATTTCCAGAGCTTCCCACGGAATGCTTTCAAAAGTGGCCTGGGATAAAGGGATCAATGTTTCGGGAGCGTGAGAGGAAGACCCGGTTTCAGGATGAGGTACTATAACTGGCTTATCAGGAGGATAAGGTGGATCTATATCCTTTAAACGAGTGGAGCCAACTCTGCTCAAAACCATCGCTCTGAAGATTTCATTTTCCCAGTTTCCTCCCAGGTTCCAGGCCATAACTTTTGCCCAGGTTAAAATGTTATAGGGAGTCCAGGGTTCAGGCTCAAACTTTGCTCCTATAAGGCCAAGGATGGTAAACTCCAGGCCCAGTTTCCCCTTGTTCTCCTTGAGATAAGCGTTGACCCCTTTAGCGTAAGCTTCTAAGATGGCCTTTACCTCAGGCTCCAGCTGTTCAAGCTCCCGGGCAGCGACCCTGTGCCACCCGAGGGTGCGGATGAATCGGTCTATTTTGAGGGTGGCTTCTCCGAAGATTTCCGAAAGCCGTCCACTTCCGATCCTCCGCCAGTATTCCATTTGCCAGAAGCGGTCCTGAGCATGAACGTAACCCTGAGCAAAGAAGAGATCATGGGTATTGGAAGCATAGATGTGAGGCACACCCCATTTGTCTCTTACAATGGTTACCGGAGCTCTGAGCCCCTCCACAATTATAGTTCCGGTGGTCCTGGGCCAGGGTTTACGGATGGTATAGTAAAGAAAGCCGGAAAGGGATAGCACCAGGATTATGAGCACTGCTATTACTATAGTTACAGCTTTAAGCGCTCTGCGCATGGTACCCCCTTATATCTGAGTCCTGAATTTGCGGTAAAACTAAGGCCTTATGCGACGCAACAGGCTTTCAAGTCTAGTGGTATCTTTGTAAAGTAACCTGGTAAGCTCGCGGCCCACATCTACCAGAAAATAACGCCCCTCTTTACCAAGAGAGCCCGCCATCCGCCTTATGCCTACCGCTATCAAGTCATCGGCAGGGATGCCCGGGTTGCTGAGGATGGTACGGAGAAAATCCAAACCCGAGAGGGCAAACTCCCTAACTTCTTCATCGGAACAGCTTTCTACCACGCTGAAAGGCATCGGGGGCTGAGGCGGCATCTCTTGACGGATAAAACCATAGCGCTTATATCCCACCACTACTACTGAAATTTCCACAGGAAGCAGCCTGTTTTCTATATGGTCCCTTATGTACTCCTCCGGCAGATTTTGCGCTGTAATAAGCTGTCGCACGGACGAATCGCTCTGGATAGACACATTGTAAATAAAGCCGTAAACGATGCTACCATCCTGGGTGAGGACTTTGACGAAATCGCCGAAGGAAGGAATATCGTGAAGGAGAGTGCGACAGCCGGCAGTAAACTGGGTTGTATTGGCGTGGATTACTCTCCCTATCTCCTGCCCCATTTTACATTAACCTCTTCCACCTTTCCTTTGGAGAAAGCTGTGGGATTAGACCTTTCCGCATCATGGCGCGTTCTATCATCTCCTCAAGACTTTTCCTTTCCTGAGCCTTTATCACAGCTAATTCATGAGCCCTTTCGAGAACATAAGGATACCCCCCAGTGTTTTCGCTCTGTTTCAGGATCGCTCCCTGGATAAAGGCCACAAGCTCTCTATCTCTGGCTATCCATTCAGGCACTTCAACCCTGGCAATTTCTCCCTCAACGTTGAGGTAAAAGAAGAAAACGCGATTCTCTCCGTAGTAATCGTTCAGGACTGATGGGCTTTCAAAGAGGGCAGAACGCCACCCTTTCGGCAGGAAGGAAAAGAGAGTGGCGTCGGTTAAGCGACCCCAAGGGCGCCGGAGAGTAGGTTGCTTTAAAGTTTCCTCTCCAAAATGCATCAGCCTTAAAAGGTCCACCACTTCGCAATAACGAGGACGACTTATGAACCCGGCCAGGAGAGCCCCGGCATTGCGGATTTTATCCATCTCTTCCGTGTAAGCCCTGATTTTATCCTGATGCAGGTTCTTTTCTTCCTCTAAAATCCAGAGGAGCAGTGTCCCATCAATCAGGGCCAGAATTGGTGTCTCTTCCCGCCTGGCTTTCTCCACCACTTCCTTTACCCTTTCAGAAATTTCCTTCAGCTCCGCCAGCCCCCTTCTGACATCTAGAAGGCTACCCTGCACCAGGCGGTTGCCTTCGTAAAGGTCTTCGTCTCTATAAAAAAGGAAAGGCATGCTTCTGGGGATAGGGGTTTCACCGCTGCTCTCTCTGAGAACAATGCTCCCTATGTTTATGAGATAGTAAAGAGCAATGCCGTGACGGTCAGGCTGAACCTGAGAGCCATCGGCAGCAATGGCGAAGAAAGAAGAGGGTACAGGCTTGGGAGGCTCCTGAAGATCTATGGGTTCATTGGATGGAACTGCAGCTCCTAACTCTTTGGCTTTAGTCCTGAATTCAAAAGCTGAAATGGAATAACGTTTAAGAAGCTCCCGGGCTCTATCGGCCACCCTCTGGTAGCGAGCCCTTTCTGCAGTCAATTCCTCGGCCATTTTTTCCACTTGAGGAATCAAGTGAGGTAGATAAAGACTCACTTCCGACCTCCAATTAATTTTAGCACAAAAACGCCAATATGGGAAAAAGGAGCCTGGTGAAGTCAAGCTCACCTAAGTTTGACACCTGATAGCCTTTAAAGTATAATCCGCCACAGATTTTGCAAAAAAGGAGGAGCAATTGCGAGAGCGAAACCTTCTAATCCTTCTTGGGATAATTCTTCTGGTTGCCTTTTGCCTGTGGATTGACCTACCCCAAACAGAAGCTCTTAGCCTTCAATTAGGGCCTCTTAAAATTTACCGGGAGATAAAGTTTCGTCTTGGCCTCGATTTGAGAGGAGGCCTTCAGGTAGTTCTGGAAGCTGATCCTCCACCGGGTGAGAAGGTTACCCCCGAAAGTATGGAGGCGGTTCGTAATATAATCCAGAACCGAGTTGACGGCATGGGTGTAGTGGAAGCTGTAGTCCAGCGCCAGGGAGAAAACCGCATCCTTGTGGAACTCCCTGGCCTTGTAAACCCTGATGAGGCTATTGCCACTTTAAAGGCTACAGGGCGATTGGAGTTTGTGGAGGCGGGACTGACCCCATTGCCTGAAGGCCTGAAAATCTTGACAACCTATGAAGTTCCCCTAGAGCCCTCACCAACCGAAACCATTACCCCCACCCCGGGAGCTGCTCCTACCCCCACGCCTACAATTACTCCTACCGTAACTCTAACCCCCACCACCGAAATTACCCCCACCCCGCAGGTTTACAGGACCATAATGACCGGTAAACACCTTAAGTCGGCAAGGGTTGGGAGTGATGAATTCGGCAGGCCGGAAATAGACTTTGAACTCACCCGCGAAGGGGCCGAAATTTTCGCCAAATACACAACGGAGCACCAGGGGGAGTTCCTGGCTATCGTAATGGATGGAATTGTCATCTCATGTCCCCAGATAAAAGAACCGATAACTGATGGGATGGGGAGGATAACCAGTGAAAAAGGTTTTACTCTGGAGGAGGCAAGGCGTCTGGCCATTATCCTCCAGTACGGTGCTCTCCCTGTTCCCCTTAAAGTTATACAGACCAGAATTATAGGCCCAACTTTAGGGCAGGATTCAATCCAGAAAAGCATAAGGGCGGGTATAATAGGGGTAATAGTGGTCTTGACCTTTATGCTCACATATTACCGGCTCCCAGGCTTCCTAGCCGACCTCGCTCTTATCTCTTATGGTCTCATAAACCTTGCCATATATAAGTTTGGAATTCCTGGCTTATTCCCCGGGGTTACCCTGAGCTTACCAGGTATAACGGGCTTTCTCCTTTCCACAGGAATGGCCGTTGACGCTAACATCCTGATCTTTGAGAGAATGAAAGAAGAACTGCGTCAAGGTAGGCCACTGTCGGCAGCTATTGAGGCTGGCTTCAACCGGGCCTGGACTTCTATCAGGGATGCTAACCTTTCAACGCTTCTTACCTGCATAGTCCTTTACTGGTTTGGTTCTAATTTCGGGGCGAGTATGGTGAAAGGGTTCGCCGTTACCCTTTTCATAGGGGTTTGCGTAAGCATGTTCACCGCGGTCACCATGACCCGAACTCTTGTAACTTTCGTCTTCGACCTGAGCGGACGGTTCTTAGAGAAGAGACGGTGGCTTCTGGGAGTTTAAAGGGGAAGGAGGCAAAATGTATAACATCATTGAGAAAAGGTACTGGTTCTTCGGCCTTTCTTTGCTCATAATAATTCCAGGCTTGATAGCTATGGCCATTTCTCTGGCACGATTTGGAGCCCCCTGGAAGCTTTCCATTGATTTCACCGGTGGAACCTTAATGGAACTGCGCTTCGAACAGAAAGTTTCCCCCGAAAGGATTTACACAATTTTCACCAATTTAGGCTACGGGGACACCACAGTCCAGACCACAGCCGACGAGAAAACCGCCCTTATAAAATGCAAAACCTTAGACGAAGAAGCTAAGGTTAAGGTTCAAGAAGAACTGAGGAAAGAGTTTGGCCCCTTTGAGGAACTGCGCTATGAATCCATAGGGCCCGCTGTCGGAAGGGAAGTGACGAGGGCAGCCACCCTGGCGGTGATCGCGGCTTCCTTCATAATCCTGAGTTTCATTGTATTTGCCTTTCGGAAAGTCCCCAACGCCCTACGCTATGGAGTCTGTGCTATAATCGCCATGGTTCACGACGTCCTTGTAGCCACGGGCCTCTTCTCCATAGCCGGCCTGCTAATAGGGTGGGAAGTGGATGCCCTCTTCATAACTGCTCTCTTAACGGTGATAGGCTTTTCAGTGCAGGATACTATTGTTGTTTTTGACCGGATAAGAGAAAATACTCCCAAGCGCCGGGGCGAACCTTTTGAGGTCATAGTCACCCGGAGCCTTCTGGAGACCTTCCATCGTTCTCTGGTCACTCAGCTAAACGCCATATTTGTCCTTTCGGCAATTCTTCTTTTCGGAGGTGCTACCATAAAGCAATTTGTGACCGTCCTCCTGGTAGGGCTTATGAGTGGAACCTACTCCTCAATCTTTAACGCAGTCCCCCTTCTGGTGGTGTGGGAGAACAGAGAAATCCAAAAATTTATAGCCAGAGTCTTTGCTCGGAGTTCTTAATGAAAAGGGCCAGCTTTCTGGCGCCCCTGGCCTTAGGAATCGGAGGGCTTTGTCTTTACCTCCGCACAATGGCCCCTTCGGTTTCAACGATTTTTGACGATAGTCTGGAGTTCCAGGTCGTTTGCCCAACACTGCGCATAGCTCATCCGCCCGGATACCCCCTTTACACCCTTTTAGGCTGGCTATTTTCTCACCCTCCCGGAGTAGATCCTGCCTGGGGGGTAAATCTGCTTTCGGCAGTAGCAGGAGCCGCAACCCTCGTAGCCCTCTACTTTCTCGCCCAACTGTTCTCACCAGAAGCTGCCTTCATTGCTCCTCTTTATCTTGCCCTCTCGCCTATTTTCTGGTCACAAGCGACCGTAGCTGAAGTTTATGCCCTTCATGCTCTAATCGTAGCCTCGGCCCTTACCTTTATTTTCAAAGCCATAGAAAACAAAAAATTCTTGCCCTGGGCAGCTCTTATGGTGGGCCTTGGTCTCGCCCATCATAGAACTTCCATCTTTTTGCTCTTGCCTCTTGCGTTGGTCTTCTTCAGGGACAAAACGCAAAATAAAAATAAAATTTTAGCCCTTTTTGCCCTTATTCTGCCACTGGCTTTTTATTTTTATCTACCCTTAAGGGGGATGAAAGTCACCTCCCTTGACGGAACATACACCAACACCTTTGAGGGCTTCCTTCGCTGGGTTACGGCTTCAGACTACGGAGTTTTCTTCAAAGAGAGCCCTCTGGCACGCCCGACTCCTCTGAGCTGGCATTTGAAACTGTGGCTCTCTCAGTTCGGACCCATTGGAATTGTTTTAGGGCTTATAGGCCTGAGCCGGTTGAGGTCATATAAAGCAATTTTGTGGTGGTTAACCTTCATGCCTTTCACCCTCTTTGCTTTCATATACCGTGTCCCCGACCCCGAGGTGTTTTTCATACCGTCGTTTCTCCTTTTTTCATTAGCTATAAGTGAAGGGGTGAGCTTGATTTTGAGCCTGAGGCGCTTGCTTCTGAGGTGGGCTCTGCTGGTTATGGCGTTGCTTCAGCCTCTTTTTATTGGAGTAAAAAATTTCCACAAACTGGATCGCAGCCAAAATGTTGAAGTTTACGCTCTTGGGGCATCTATGATTTCATCCGCAGCAGGGAACTCACCGGTAGTAATTGGACTTCTTGGGGAAAGGACTCTCATGAGCTACTTTCAAGATCTATATGGCCTCAATCCTGATGCCACTCTGATTGCCGCCGACCGCGAAGAGGAAAGGCTAAAAGCTGTAGAAAAGGCTCTGGCTGAAGGTCGCGCGGTATATCTTACCCGGCCCTTGCCTGGCCTTCCGAATCATTTCAGGCTCTGGGCTCAGGGCAATTTAATCCGGGTTTGGGATTCTTCCCCCCCCGAGGTTGTTCCTAAAAAAGTGGTGGGAGCTGAAATAGCAGAAGGACTTAAGCTTGAGGGTTATGAGCTTTTAATTCTTCCGGGACCACCCAGGCGCTGGCCTGTACCTCCCGTACCTCTTCAAATCAGGGTTAACCTTTACTGGAGAACTTTAAAACCCTTCAACGAAGAGCTCAAAATATCGGTGCGCTTCTACAATGCCGAAGGCGAAATGCTTATCCAGAGTGACAAAATTCCGGTGCACTTTGCTTATCCCATTACGAAGTGGAAACCGGGGGAATTAATTTTGGATTCTTACGATTTTCTATTAAAAGCCACCAAAGGCCCTCCGGTGAAGCTGGTGATAATAGCTTATGAACCATCCTCTTTGGCTGAGAAAGGGCGAATAGAACTTGCAGTAGATAAACACCCATAAGCTTCGAAAATAGAACCCTGGGCGGACTAGCCTTCTCAACTTCACCCAGTGCAAAACAGAAAGCTGGATTAGACATTCCCTCCAGACAGCACTCCCACCACCTTAAAATAGCCTTGCCCTCCTTCCTGCAAACCCTCCGCGTTCCTTGACAAAATAAAAAGCATAAATTAACATTCTGGAAGCAAACTGGCGGGGAGGAGAAACGGATGATGAGAAGATGGCCTTTGCTTTTTATCGTTACGATTTTTACTTTAACCATGTGCAAGGCACCCCCCACTCCCCAAGGCCTTAGCGGCAACATTATTGTAGACGGCTCCAGCACTGTTTATCCCATCACCGAAGCTATGGCCGAAGAATTCCAGAAGTTAAATCCCAACG from Anaerolineae bacterium includes the following:
- the secF gene encoding protein translocase subunit SecF, translating into MYNIIEKRYWFFGLSLLIIIPGLIAMAISLARFGAPWKLSIDFTGGTLMELRFEQKVSPERIYTIFTNLGYGDTTVQTTADEKTALIKCKTLDEEAKVKVQEELRKEFGPFEELRYESIGPAVGREVTRAATLAVIAASFIILSFIVFAFRKVPNALRYGVCAIIAMVHDVLVATGLFSIAGLLIGWEVDALFITALLTVIGFSVQDTIVVFDRIRENTPKRRGEPFEVIVTRSLLETFHRSLVTQLNAIFVLSAILLFGGATIKQFVTVLLVGLMSGTYSSIFNAVPLLVVWENREIQKFIARVFARSS
- a CDS encoding DUF2723 domain-containing protein, with translation MKRASFLAPLALGIGGLCLYLRTMAPSVSTIFDDSLEFQVVCPTLRIAHPPGYPLYTLLGWLFSHPPGVDPAWGVNLLSAVAGAATLVALYFLAQLFSPEAAFIAPLYLALSPIFWSQATVAEVYALHALIVASALTFIFKAIENKKFLPWAALMVGLGLAHHRTSIFLLLPLALVFFRDKTQNKNKILALFALILPLAFYFYLPLRGMKVTSLDGTYTNTFEGFLRWVTASDYGVFFKESPLARPTPLSWHLKLWLSQFGPIGIVLGLIGLSRLRSYKAILWWLTFMPFTLFAFIYRVPDPEVFFIPSFLLFSLAISEGVSLILSLRRLLLRWALLVMALLQPLFIGVKNFHKLDRSQNVEVYALGASMISSAAGNSPVVIGLLGERTLMSYFQDLYGLNPDATLIAADREEERLKAVEKALAEGRAVYLTRPLPGLPNHFRLWAQGNLIRVWDSSPPEVVPKKVVGAEIAEGLKLEGYELLILPGPPRRWPVPPVPLQIRVNLYWRTLKPFNEELKISVRFYNAEGEMLIQSDKIPVHFAYPITKWKPGELILDSYDFLLKATKGPPVKLVIIAYEPSSLAEKGRIELAVDKHP